A genomic window from Syngnathus typhle isolate RoL2023-S1 ecotype Sweden linkage group LG18, RoL_Styp_1.0, whole genome shotgun sequence includes:
- the lrrc3ca gene encoding leucine-rich repeat-containing protein 3B, with amino-acid sequence MAADYMVMCLLLHSLVLMTFCFHHAATSCSKHCYCSESDGGGGKTVRCSNQRLTDIPRDIPNDTRRVYLDFNLLTSIPANAFAGLSHLAELDLSHNDISQLQPGAFRGLSSSLQFLDLSANKLVHFDADSFEGLRARANLTNNPWHCDCNLQMAMPRVDLEPVSLTGIVCQTSDPEEMSVQGLAFLLEPDVDLCVVMKRTTDVAMLVVMFGWFTMVISYLVYYVRANQEDARRHLEYLKSLPSRQAKSEESSTISTVV; translated from the coding sequence ATGGCGGCCGACTACATGGTCATGTGCTTGCTGCTGCACAGCCTGGTACTCATGACCTTCTGCTTCCACCACGCCGCCACCAGCTGCTCCAAACACTGCTACTGCTCCGagagcgacggcggcggcggcaagacGGTACGCTGCAGCAATCAGCGGCTGACCGACATCCCGCGGGACATCCCCAACGACACGCGACGAGTCTACCTGGACTTTAACCTCTTGACCTCAATCCCGGCCAACGCCTTCGCCGGGTTGTCCCACCTGGCGGAACTGGACCTCTCGCATAATGACATTAGCCAGCTGCAGCCGGGCGCCTTCCGAGGCTTGAGCTCCTCCTTGCAGTTCCTTGACCTTTCCGCTAACAAGTTAGTCCATTTCGACGCTGACTCCTTTGAAGGCCTGCGGGCTCGGGCGAATTTAACCAACAACCCCTGGCATTGCGACTGCAACCTCCAGATGGCCATGCCCCGCGTGGACCTGGAGCCCGTGTCGCTCACCGGCATCGTGTGCCAGACCTCGGACCCGGAGGAAATGAGCGTGCAGGGCCTGGCCTTCCTCCTGGAGCCGGACGTTGACTTGTGTGTGGTGATGAAGAGGACTACAGACGTGGCCATGCTGGTGGTCATGTTTGGCTGGTTCACCATGGTCATCTCTTATCTGGTCTACTACGTCAGGGCCAACCAGGAGGACGCCCGCAGACATTTGGAGTATCTCAAGTCGCTGCCAAGCAGGCAAGCAAAGTCGGAGGAGTCTTCCACCATCAGTACTGTCGTTTAG
- the nif3l1 gene encoding NIF3-like protein 1 — MSRFLLTGCKTLPNIFLSQSSRRIWTRSIPQPASFGFRSILPRYHYALRPSTMELKDVVKVLEDLAPLSLAEPWDNVGLLVEPSEPRPIKTILLTNDLTEAVMEEARAEECDLIISYHPPLFRPIKRLVQKDWKQRLAIRALEAGIAVFSPHTSWDSVSGGVNDWLVRGLGSGQVSVLNQAYVDMPYSHIVEFQCRNDTLDVLLAELNASGGVLVQDPLRCDATKTQVSLYCSGSVLPSVVDRITQYIVAVDKSLRILKAEKPPRTGHGQGRLSVLDEPVTVATAVKKMKSHLGLRHVRLALGLGCTQESFVHTVAACAGSGASVLNGVRADLYVTGEMSHHEVLDAVATGTSVILSDHSNSERGYLSVFRENLVGKVPADVVVMVSKADKDPLEVV, encoded by the exons AT GTCTCGCTTTCTATTGACGGGATGTAAGACCCTTCCAAACATATTTCTATCGCAAAGCTCCAGACGCATTTGGACCAGGTCCATCCCTCAACCCGCATCCTTTGGtttccgctccatcctccccCGCTATCATTACGCTCTCCGCCCCAGCACGATGGAGCTCAAGGATGTTGTAAAGGTTTTGGAGGATCTCGCGCCCCTCTCGCTGGCCGAGCCGTGGGACAACGTAGGCCTGTTGGTGGAGCCAAGCGAGCCGCGGCCCATCAAAACCATCCTGCTGACCAACGACCTCACCGAGGCAGTCATGGAGGAAGCGCGGGCCGAAGAATGCGATCTCATCATCTCCTACCACCCCCCGCTCTTTCGACCAATCAAACGTCTGGTCCAGAAGGACTGGAAGCAGCGATTAGCTATCCGAGCTTTGGAGGCCGGCATTGCGGTCTTCTCGCCTCACACGTCCTGGGACAGCGTTAGTGGAGGAGTTAACGACTGGCTGGTCAGAGGACTTG GTAGCGGTCAGGTGTCTGTGCTCAATCAGGCCTATGTGGACATGCCTTACAGTCACATTGTGGAATTCCAATGCAGAAATGACACATTGGATGTTCTCCTGGCGGAACTGAACGCTTCGGGTGGAGTATTAGTACAAGATCCTCTCAG ATGTGATGCCACCAAGACTCAAGTCAGCCTATACTGCAGCggttcagttctgccttcagtTGTTGACAGAATCACACAATACATTGTCGCTGTCGACAAGTCCCTCCGCATTCTTAAAGCAGAAAAG CCCCCTCGAACAGGCCACGGTCAGGGGCGACTCAGTGTTTTGGATGAGCCGGTAACCGTGGCAACTGCTGTGAAGAAAATGAAGTCCCACTTGGGTTTGCGGCATGTCCGTTTGGCCCTCGGACTGGGATGCACGCAAG AATCCTTTGTGCACACTGTGGCTGCGTGTGCGGGATCGGGAGCCTCGGTGCTGAATGGCGTCCGAGCAGACCTTTACGTCACCG GTGAAATGTCCCACCATGAGGTGCTGGATGCAGTTGCCACGGGAACCAGCGTCATCCTCAGTGATCACAGCAACAGCGAGCGCGGCTATCTGTCCGTGTTCCGAGAGAACCTCGTCGGGAAGGTTCCTGCTGATGTTGTCGTGATGGTCTCTAAGGCTGACAAGGACCCCCTGGAGGTTGTGTGA
- the top2a gene encoding DNA topoisomerase 2-alpha, with translation MDVPLKTNLLANQPVEKAKKDSKNTSVERIYQKKTQLEHILLRPDSYIGSVEPVTQQMWVYDDDIGMNCRDVTFVPGLYKIFDEILVNAADNKQRDERMSCIKINIDVENDTISIWNNGKGIPVVEHKVEKMFVPALIFGQLLTSSNYDDEEKKVTGGRNGYGAKLCNIFSTKFTVETACRESKKTFRQTWYDNMSKAGDATIKSFDGDDFTCITFRPDLPKFKMSVLDKDTVALMTRRAYDIAGSAKGVRVFFNSKRLPVTDFRSYVNLYVKDKVNEVGKELTVVHEIVNRRWEVCLTVSEKGFQQVSFVNSIATTKGGRHTDYVADQVVSKLIDVVNKKNNKGGVTVKPFQVKNHMWLFVNCLIENPTFDSQTKENMTLQHKSFGSTCVLGDKFIKQATSCGIVENIMNWVKFKAQLQLNKKCSAVKQTKIKGVPKLDDANDAGGRNSLGCTLILTEGDSAKTLAVSGLGVIGRDRYGVFPLRGKILNVREASHKQIMENAEINSLIKILGLQYKKNYSDPESLKTLRYGKVMIMTDQDQDGSHIKGLLINFIHYNWPSLLHHNFLEEFITPIIKATHKKTQLSFYSIPEFNEWKESQSNYKSWKIKYYKGLGTSTSQEAKEYFTDMQRHRIPFRYAGPEDDEAITLAFSKKKVEERKDWLTNFMINRRQRKELNLPEEYLYGKSTTSLTYGDFVNKELVLFSNADNERSIPCLADGLKPGQRKVLFCCFKRNDKREVKVAQLAGSVAEMSAYHHGETSLMMTIVGLAQNYVGSNNLNLLQPLGQFGTRLHGGKDSASPRYIFTMLSPLARLLFPPVDDNLLNNNYDDNQRVEPEWYIPIIPTVLVNGSDGIGTGWASKIPNFDVREIVANVRRMLNGEGLLPMLPNYKGFTGTIDQLMENQYMVCGELSVLDSTTIEISELPVKTWTQTYKESVLEPMLNGTEKNPPIITDYKEYHTDVTVRFVIKMTEERLLEMEAAGLHKVFKLQNPLTCKSMVLFDHAGSLKKYDSVLEILKDFFKLRLSYYDLRKQWLAGMLGAESAKFTNQARFILEKIQGTLVIENKPKKELIRMLQQMGYDSDPVKTWKQGSGKNEEQAEEDQEEAPEEDTSGPDYNYLLSMPMWYLTKEKKEELCRQRDAKMTELNVLSNKTPARLWEDDLTAFMEELDRVEAKEKEDAKMPVAKNSKGKAAKTKAKVVTLPTPQGRRIIPRITSAMKAEASKKADLKRSRKDKTEDVNTKIDFGDGDQEDDLSPPLAKKIKTSSQGKGSKTGKQTTLQFKPVAKKAKKSLTSDEESESCSENEMEVEDVVAPREKIQRKTKVAKKYMSDSEDEFDDCVKSKAKKRIGAISDSDDDDSFAPNLDGSNESDLDSPKAPEPPKKVTKAKSTAKKQLGSKSIAQSDKQEAAPKAPIQRKTKAAAPKKAADVKQPSIMDALSKQKPTASKSIPSFDSSDSEPKVQKAKSAPKRKQIQSDSDSDVADLKSRLKAKSTAVAKKKASKLSDEENAAPAPPRNMLSRAKKPVCYGFDSDSESD, from the exons ATGGATGTACCACTGAAG ACAAACCTCTTAGCGAACCAACCAGTGGAAAAGGCCAAGAAGGATTCCAAAAACACATCAGTAGAAAGGATCTACCAGAAGAAGACACAGTTGGAACATATATTACTCCGACCTGATTCATACATCGGCTCAGTCGAGCCCGTCACCCAG CAAATGTGGGTTTATGATGACGACATTGGAATGAACTGCCGGGATGTGACATTCGTACCGGGGCTTTACAAGATTTTTGATGAGATTCTTG TAAATGCTGCGGACAACAAGCAGAGAGATGAGCGCATGTCCTGCATCAAAATTAACATTGACGT cGAAAACGACACCATCAGCATCTGGAATAACGGCAAGGGAATCCCGGTGGTGGAGCACAAGGTGGAGAAAATGTTTGTGCCTGCACTCATCTTCGGGCAGCTCCTCACCTCTAGTAACTATGAcgacgaggaaaaaaaagtgacag GTGGACGTAATGGATACGGTGCCAAGCTGTGCAACATCTTCAGCACAAAGTTCACAGTTGAGACGGCCTGTCGAGAATCGAAGAAGACATTTCGACAG ACATGGTACGACAACATGAGCAAGGCCGGGGATGCTACCATCAAATCGTTTGACGGAGATGATTTTACTTGCATCACCTTTCGGCCCGATCTGCCCAAGTTCAAGATGAGTGTCCTGGATAAAGACACAGTGGCCCTGATGACCAGGAGGGCCTACGACATCGCTGGTAGTGCCAAGGGTGTCCGTGTGTTCTTCAACAGCAAGAGGCTACCT GTCACTGACTTCCGCAGTTACGTGAACTTGTACGTGAAGGACAAAGTGAACGAGGTGGGCAAAGAGCTGACGGTGGTTCATGAGATCGTGAACAGGCGCTGGGAGGTCTGCCTCACTGTGAGCGAGAAGGGATTCCAGCAAGTCAGTTTTGTCAACAGCATTGCCACGACCAAG GGCGGGAGGCACACCGATTACGTGGCCGATCAGGTGGTGAGCAAGCTCATTGATGTTGTGAACAAGAAGAACAACAAAGGTGGTGTGACGGTCAAACCTTTCCAG GTGAAAAACCACATGTGGCTGTTCGTCAACTGCCTAATCGAGAATCCCACGTTTGACTCTCAGACCAAAGAGAACATGACTCTGCAGCATAAGAGCTTTGGCTCCACTTGCGTACTCGGCGACAAGTTCATTAAACAG GCCACCAGCTGTGGaattgtggaaaatattatgaaCTGGGTGAAGTTCAAAGCTCAGCTGCAGCTCAACAAGAAGTGCTCGGCAGTCAAACAGACCAAAATCAAAGGCGTGCCCAAGCTGGACGACGCCAACGACGCAG GCGGCAGGAACTCTCTCGGCTGCACGCTCATCCTCACCGAGGGAGACTCGGCCAAGACTCTGGCTGTGTCTGGCTTGGGCGTGATTGGCAGAGACCGATATGGCGTTTTCCCTCTGAGAGGAAAAATTCTCAACGTACGAGAAGCTTCACACAAGCAG ATTATGGAGAACGCCGAGATCAACAGCCTCATCAAGATCCTCGGACTGCAGTACAAAAAGAACTACAGTGACCCAGAGTCCCTCAAGACGTTGCGTTATGGCAAAGTCATGATCATGACGGATCAG GATCAAGACGGCTCCCACATTAAAGGTTTGTTGATCAACTTCATCCACTACAACTGGCCTTCGTTGCTGCACCACAACTTTTTGGAAGAGTTCATCACTCCCATCATCAAA GCAACACACAAGAAAACGCAGCTGTCATTCTACAGTATCCCGGAGTTCAACGAGTGGAAGGAGAGCCAGTCCAACTACAAATCTTGGAAAATCAAATACTACAAAG GTTTGGGAACGAGCACATCGCAGGAGGCCAAGGAATATTTTACTGACATGCAGAGACACCGTATTCCATTTAGATACGCGGGgcctgaagacgatgaagccaTCACCCTT GCCTTTAGCAAGAAAAAAGTGGAGGAACGCAAAGACTGGCTCACCAACTTCATGATCAATAGACGCCAGCGGAAGGAGCTGAACCTGCCGGAG GAGTATCTCTACGGCAAGTCTACCACGTCTCTCACCTACGGCGATTTTGTCAACAAGGAGCTGGTACTCTTCTCCAACGCTGACAACGAGAGGTCCATTCCCTGCCTGGCGGACG GGCTGAAGCCAGGTCAGAGGAAAGTGCTGTTTTGCTGCTTCAAACGAAACGACAAACGGGAAGTGAAGGTGGCCCAGTTGGCTGGTTCCGTGGCTGAGATGTCAGCGTATCATCACGGCGAG ACTTCTCTGATGATGACCATCGTCGGATTGGCTCAGAACTACGTGGGGAGCAACAACTTGAACTTGTTGCAGCCTCTTGGCCAATTTGGGACCAGGCTGCACGGCGGCAAGGACTCGGCCAGCCCCCGTTACATTTTCACCATGCTCAG CCCTCTGGCCCGCCTTCTTTTCCCGCCGGTGGACGACAATCTGCTGAATAACAACTATGACGACAACCAGCGCGTGGAGCCCGAGTGGTACATCCCTATCATTCCCACCGTGCTGGTCAACGGCtcggacgggatcggcacaGGCTGGGCCAGCAAAATCCCCAACTTCGACGTCCGGGAGATTGTCGCCAACGTTAGGCGCATGCTCAACGGAGAGGGCTTGCTACCCATG CTCCCAAACTACAAAGGCTTTACAGGGACCATTGATCAGCTGATGGAAAACCAGTACATGGTCTGTGGAGAGCTGTCCGTCCTTGACTCCACCACCATTGAGATCTCAGAGTTGCCTGTCAAAACCTGGACGCAG ACCTACAAGGAGAGTGTTCTGGAACCCATGTTGAACGGCACGGAGAAGAATCCCCCTATTATCACAGACTACAAGGAATACCACACCGACGTCACTGTCCGATTTGTGATCAAGATGACCGAAGAGAGGCTGCTGGAGATGGAGGCTGCGGGCCTCCATAAAGTCTTCAAGCTGCAAAATCCTCTCACCTGCAAGTCCATG GTTCTGTTTGACCACGCGGGCAGCCTGAAGAAGTACGACTCCGTGCTGGAAATCCTCAAGGACTTCTTCAAGTTGAGATTGTCCTACTACGACCTGAGAAAGCAATGGCTGGCGGGCATGTTGGGGGCAGAGAGCGCCAAGTTCACCAACCAGGCTCGTTTCATCCTGGAGAAAATCCAGGGCACCTTGGTCATTG AGAACAAACCAAAGAAAGAACTGATTCGCATGCTGCAGCAGATGGGTTACGACTCGGACCCAGTCAAAACTTGGAAACAGGGTAGCGGCAAG AATGAGGAGCAAGCAGAGGAGGATCAGGAGGAAGCTCCAGAGGAGGACACCAGCGGTCCCGACTACAATTACCTGCTAAGCATGCCCATGTGGTACTTGAccaaggagaagaaggaggagctGTGCAGGCAGAGAGATGCCAAG ATGACAGAGTTGAACGTGCTGAGCAACAAGACTCCGGCGCGCCTGTGGGAGGACGACCTGACTGCGTTTATGGAAGAACTCGAT CGCGTTGAAGCCAAGGAGAAGGAGGATGCCAAGATGCCCGTGGCAAAGAATTCCAAAGGCAAAGCGGCAAAGACGAAGGCCAAAGTGGTCACCCTGCCCACGCCGCAGGGTCGCCGCATCATCCCGCGCATCACCAGTGCCATGAAAGCCGAGGCGAGCAAGAAGGCCGACCTCAAGAGAAGCCGAAAAGACAAG ACCGAAGACGTGAACACAAAGATAGATTTTGGGGATGGTGACCAAGAAGATGACCTGTCTCCTCCCCtggcaaagaaaataaaaacaagctcACAGGGCAAAG GGTCAAAGACGGGCAAGCAGACCACCCTTCAGTTCAAGCCGGTTGCCAAGAAGGCCAAGAAGAGTCTGACATCGGATGAGGAGAGTGAGAGCTGCTCTGAGAATGAAATGGAGGTTGAGGATGTTGTTGCACCAAGAGAGAAAATTCAACGCAAGACCAAAG TCGCCAAGAAGTACATGTCTGATAGCGAGGATGAGTTTGATGACTGCGTGAAGAGTAAAGCTAAAAAACGGATTGGCGCCATCAGCGACAGCGACGACGACGATAGCTTTGCTCCAAACCTCGACGGCTCGAATGAAAGTGACCTGGACTCCCCCAAAGCGCCAGAGCCACC GAAGAAAGTGACAAAGGCTAAATCAACAGCCAAGAAACAACTTGGAAGCAAATCGATCG CTCAGTCAGACAAGCAAGAGGCTGCGCCAAAGGCTCCAATTCAGCGCAAGACCAAAGCGGCTGCTCCCAAGAAAGCTGCAG ATGTTAAGCAGCCGTCCATCATGGATGCTCTGTCTAAACAAAAACCAACAGCGTCCAAGAGTATTCCCTCGTTTGACTCCAGCGACTCGGAGCCTAAAGTGCAGAAGGCCAAGTCGGCCCCCAAACGTAAACAAATCCAAAGTGACTCTGACAGTGATGTGGCGGACCTCAAGTCCCGCCTTAAGGCCAAATCAACCGCAGTAGCAAAG AAAAAAGCAAGCAAGTTGAGCGATGAGGAAAATgctgctccagcgccacctcgcAACATGCTCAGCAGAGCTAAGAAGCCCGTTTGTTACGGCTTTGACTCCGATTCCGAGTCCGACTAA
- the LOC133143079 gene encoding gap junction delta-3 protein-like has protein sequence MGEWSFLSGLFDHLQAHSPMLGRFWLFLMLIFRILILGTVASDMFEDEQEEFACNTLQPGCKQVCYDQAFPISQYRFWVFHIVLIATPSLLFLTYAMHHHNKKPGGSEGTRSYRENRKFQRLYIVHVAFRLFAEVGFLVGQWWLYGFKVEAQYPCDRFPCPYTVDCFTSRPAEKTVFLIFYFTIGVLSAFSSCLELLYSSVKWFCCRRKHFSVRSYKPVAPAVSESTLGNGRPRMKVRKKRNGAASNYRNDKNISSKTFVV, from the coding sequence ATGGGGGAATGGAGTTTTCTCAGCGGACTCTTCGACCACCTCCAGGCCCACTCGCCCATGCTGGGTCGGTTCTGGCTCTTTCTCATGTTGATCTTTAGGATCTTGATCCTGGGCACGGTGGCCAGTGACATGTTCGAGGACGAGCAGGAGGAGTTTGCCTGCAACACGCTCCAGCCGGGTTGCAAGCAGGTGTGCTACGACCAGGCCTTCCCTATCTCCCAGTACCGCTTTTGGGTCTTTCACATCGTGCTCATCGCCACGCCGTCGCTGCTCTTTCTCACGTACGCCATGCATCACCACAACAAGAAACCCGGCGGCTCCGAGGGGACTCGAAGCTACCGAGAAAACCGCAAATTCCAGAGGCTCTACATCGTTCACGTGGCCTTTCGCTTGTTCGCCGAGGTCGGCTTTCTGGTGGGCCAGTGGTGGCTTTACGGCTTCAAGGTGGAGGCCCAATATCCCTGCGACCGCTTCCCTTGTCCCTACACCGTGGACTGCTTCACCTCGCGCCCGGCCGAGAAAACAGTCTTCCTCATTTTCTACTTTACCATCGGGGTCCTGTCCGCCTTCTCCAGCTGTTTGGAACTTCTCTACAGCTCCGTCAAGTGGTTCTGTTGCAGGCGGAAGCATTTCAGCGTCCGCAGCTACAAACCCGTGGCACCGGCAGTGTCGGAAAGCACGCTTGGCAACGGGAGACCAAGGATGAAGGTCCGCAAGAAGAGGAATGGAGCAGCTTCCAATTacagaaatgacaaaaacataAGCAGTAAGACTTTTGTGGTGTGA
- the cabp5a gene encoding calcium-binding protein 5a, producing MSLGQACIFLRGGKNISRDLDDDEIEELRDAFNEFDKDKDGLISCKDLGNLMRTMGYMPTEMELIELSQNINMNLGGRVDFDDFVDLMAPKLLAETAGMIGVKELKNAFKEFDTDGDGEITTEELRSAMIKLMGEHMSRREIDAIVKEADDNGDGTVDFEEFVQMMSHQ from the exons ATGAGTTTGGGACAAGCGTGCATTTTTTTGCGAGGCGGGAAAAATATT TCAAGGGACCTGGACGACGATGAGATAGAAG AGCTGCGTGATGCGTTCAACGAATTTGACAAGGACAAGGATGGCTTGATCAGCTGTAAGGACCTGGGAAACCTAATGAGGACCATGGGCTACATGCCCACCGAGATGGAGCTCATCgagctgagccaaaacatcaacaTGAACC TTGGTGGTCGAGTGGACTTTGATGATTTTGTGGATCTGATGGCACCCAAACTTCTGGCGGAAACAGCCGGCATGATTGGCGTGAAGGAGTTGAAAAACGCCTTTAAAGAG TTCGACACAGACGGCGACGGGGAGATCACCACGGAAGAGCTGCGGTCAGCCATGATAAAGTTAATGGGGGAGCACATGAGTCGGCGAGAGATCGACGCCATCGTCAAAGAAGCCGATGACAACGGAGATGGCACAGTAGACTTCGAAG AGTTTGTCCAGATGATGTCGCATCAGTGA